DNA from Triplophysa dalaica isolate WHDGS20190420 chromosome 21, ASM1584641v1, whole genome shotgun sequence:
TTAgctactgtaatttaattacttttcccttgaaaatgtaaattaagggattactgttatttttttctgtaatacaggtacttctgatgtaattgaagtaaatactgtataatatattcaatagtatAAATGACTTCAAAATTATGAGTCTAACATATCCTTctacatttgtatactttggtcagttaataagaataattgatgtagttatttattatttatagaattaattcaataagccgttccATGTCTATCCCtaaatcacttaactaatcatagttgatgtaggatatagaaagtagtTAGTAAtcagtaattaaatactttttggagagagttaTTTGTACAGTCATctaatgacactattgaatatgtaattagtaagtagttattaattacttttccagagtaacttacccaacactgcttgtAACTCTGTTCCGCAGGgtttattgctttttataaaacggttagtCCATTTTCGTTACaaggtttcattaaataaagtgatatCCATGCTATATAATCTGGTCAGGAGTTATAAATctgggtattttataacggctcaGACctcggctcaaccaatcagaatctcgGACCAGAATTGAGCGTTTtataatgcactgtaacccactaaTTCTCAGgggtttattgctttattacacCGTGTGATTGTGGTATTATTCtatatgattttaatatttgaaacaAATGAAACTAACTTTTTCTGATTTAACTTGGATGTCCAGATACAAATGGGGCCTCTGTAACATATATACCTGCCAAAGACTGATATCATTACTATGATCTTTTACTTCAGATAAAAGCAGTGCCCAGACCTCTGCCACTTCTTCCTGAAGTCATATCATCAGGGTCCAGTCAACAGAACAGGAACTTGGATAAATCCAAACCTAGTGGTCCATCATCTTCCAACAAGAACCTCCCAGAAGAACAGGTGACATGGCAGAGActttaaagaatatattttactgCTTTATACATTTGTAGACTGTCTATATACAGTCTACAAATACAGCTGTATAACTACAGCTGCTAACGGTTTCCACTTTACATCCAGAATCGTCCACTGTCTGCCAGGGAGAGGAGAAGACTGAAGCAGTTGCAGGAGAACTCAAGACAACAAGGTTGGGCGGGCGATATAATAATTCTCAAATATTCATGAATTCAGTCAAAGTAGACAAATTAATTTGTATAATGCCAAACTAAGTGATCTGGAAATCAAAAACAACCGTATGAGACCAAAACAAGATCTGAGTCAACTTTTGTGAAATTCAGGGAGAGTGAATGTGAAGACAATTAGCATCTGCTccgcttttttttttttaatgatcctTAAGAACTGGATCAAAGCGAGACATTTCTGCATGCGTCCATTAGAATGCATGAGGGGTCCGAGAGCTGTTCACTGTGATCAAAGCACAAAGGTGCAGCATACATGAATTAAGATCTGGTGAATCGTGTACGGTCTCAATTGTTTATGATTCCTATCCCCTTTGAAGCAGCGTCTCATGCCCCCTCATTAGACTTGAAGCAGACAGACCAGCCAGATTGCCCGAGACCTACAGGTACCAGCACAACCACGGAAACGCAAAAGGTATTGACAACACACACTCTATATAGCTGCTGTATACATTTAATGAGCGTTTGAAACAAAAACCTTAACATGACTATTCTCGATTGTCATTTCTTAAGACAGCTTTGTAATGCATAAATCGTTACAAAGCAAACGCTGTATGACATGAAACGTTGACGTTTATCCGTGTGTCAGGAGAGGAAGACCTCGTGTAGACAGTCTGATGAAGATGATTGTAGCTCTTCTACCAGCTCCACCGAGCGTTCTGAGGGAGACTACAGAGAACGGTAACACCCTACTAATGTATACTTAATACATGTATACAAGAATATCGGACCGGGTGGTTAACGTTTGTGTTCATGCAACTTGCATCACTTATTGTTATTTTAGAAAGCGTGACACCAGCGAGATGCAAGACTTGGTTCATATGATGACACAGACATTAAACATGGATTCCAGAGATTTGTCATTAGAGACAGATGTGCCAAGATGCCATTCTACTCTGGAGCCTGAGTTCAGACTGAATAGGAAGTACAGGGACACCCTGATGCTTCATGGGAAAGCCAAAGACGGACACGGACACTTCCAGATCAGTGATGTTCCATTAGGTAACAATTCACCTgacatcttttttgttttgacagctAGCTATGCAGGAACATTTTGGTTACTCATCTAATTGTATATAAAGTAAAACAGCTTCATTAGGCTAGTGATATGACTGGGTTTTACATCTCATATGTGTACataattgcaaaaatattttattaataacttTTGATTTCTTGGAAATTAATATGAGGGAAAATTGTGCACATTAAAGTCATTAACTTTTGGGTGTGTGGTTCATTTACAAAGACATATCACCCCAAATGcttaaatttcttttttttagatgACAGCACGGGTCCTGCAAAGGTCAGGAGAATGATCGAGCATCTGCGTACAGATGTGGTGAAAGGTCTCGGCGTAAAGCTGTTGGACAGAGTTCTCGATATAATGCAGGAAGAAGATGAGGACAAGAGAGAGGTAAGGCAGGAGATATTGCGTCTGCTAAAAAATGACGGTGTAATATTGGTATGCTAGTATAGTTTCAAAGAGGCTAAATTTGTGTTCAAGGTGTCATTGAGCATTTTGTCCTATGCAACTAACATTGATTGTAACCTTGATAGTGGAAGTTTTCGATTGtatcatgatttattttgtcttgttataTGTACTGCTAATGATTCTTTATGCTGTCTTTTTATTTAGCGTTTACTGCAACAGCAAATGGGAGAAGAGAAATACAAGCTGTATGCTGTAAAAGTGCGACAGTTGAAGTTTTTTGAGGACGTCACTTTTAAAGACTGAGATGCACACGAGGAATCTTCTGAAATGGCATTACTGCGGACTTACCAGAAAAACACTATTCACTGAAGCCAATATCAACATTCACTGTTTATATGTCTTTGTAAACTTATAATGATAAGACTTTTACACTAGTTATGCCAGAAAGCTGATGTTTTTTGCACCTTTCAAGTTCACAAAGATGGAAAATGAcacttctttttttctgttagtAATGTGAATTTATGCTGTGTAGATAGCAAACCTGATCTTAATTGCAGAACAGACTGAAAATAGTTGAAtaggtttttatattttgtttttctggagaaactgtatatttatactATGAATAATGTGAATCAATaagtaatgatttataataaattacatttttaggtATTGTAGTGTGCTGTTCTTTTGCACCATCACAGCTTCAGTCAAACAAATAAGCACCACAAACAAATGTACCAAACACAGAGCAGacatatttattacatattcaaaatCTTCAAGCAgtaaatagaaaaatgtatgGATTTTTATATAgatgttgtatatttttcatGTATATCCATAAGGGTTTGCTTTGCCAAATCTGAACTAACAATGCATGTAAATCActtgtgtttctttttcttgaggttctcctgaggtttttcaCGAATCTCTCCCGCTGTCTCAGGAAGAGGAGGCTGCCAGCTGAGAGGATTTTTCCTGTACACTGGCCAGGGAGGAAGTGTGAGCTGAGGAAACAGAATGCAACAATATTAGTCACCATATTAGAGAAATATCAATGTTGCCAATTTGCTTATAGCAGACATACCAAACAGGATAGTGCAAATCCGGCTAACATTATGTAGACGGTCCACCCAAactgctgaataaataagccatAGATGAAGCCGATGACCTGCAGGGTGAACAGAAGCAGGTCAGAAGACTGCTAATGATGGCTGTGATAGTGAAGGTGCTGCTGTCATTACTTACCGCTGACACCAGAATTACTCCTTGGAAGATTTGCTCTGCGAGTTTCTGCCCTTTATAGTCCTTCAAATAATCAGATACATTTATATAAGTTGTCTCACTAAAAAGGCATAGATTTCTGTAATATAACCTACgttatatgtttatgtttatattcatattatatatatatatatttcatatttgatgCAAAAGGGGAAATACAGTGATGACTCCAACACAGAGGAAACAAAATGATGTAGCGTATATATTTGCAGCTGTAACGTTAACGCTATTGCTAATGCGTTAGCTGGTAACATATGTCAACACCTTATACCCCCTAAAGCTTTTAAACTCGCAATATTATCACATGCATGCAGATTTGAAGTATTTATCCCCATCGTAAATCTTACCATATGCGTCGGGATGGACTTAAACATAGAAAGCATTGTGAAGTGTTTTAATAAATCCGCTAGATGCTTCTTTTCAATGGAGACTGGTGATTTCCTGTTTGAAATGTGTACGTAGAATTTCTCAGGACCCTTCACAAAATACTTCAAAAGTGCTCAAATGCGCATATAAGCGTACTATataacatacaaatgctccaggattttttctttcatgttttaacgctatatattttttattagagtCTCAATTTAATCAAAGTAAGAAAAGTCTTTTTTTTGTATCAGGCAGTATTCTAGACGCAATCTTCAGGCCATTTATGGTCATGGGCGTGTTTAATGACGTCGTGGCCACGGTAAGGGTTAGATCTGCAGCTCATTTGAATAGACACAGCTTGTGTGTGACTAGTTGCTGTGCTCTATGACTATAGTGTATAGATCAGTAAAAGCTCGGTCTGCGCTGGCGTGTTCACTGTCCAGTCTCACACACTGAAGGTAACTGGCTTGTTGAGTTGGCGTTTTGGAAGAACCAACGGGAATCAAAACGTTATAGCGACTAAGGTTTGCAAACACTTTTGTACATGCAGCACACATGCTTTTTCCCTTTTTACAATAAAGTGACTTTTTTACATTGTGCATGTAAATACACATTTGAAATCCCCCCCTGCACTTTATAAACTTtgcttgtgttgttttcttgttCCTGTTTAGGACTGTGCCTGACCAAGTGCCATGACCTTACGGAGGGGTGAATATATATTAGTCTTTATTAAGTAtgaaacatattaaaaacacacaactaaTATAGCACTTGTCTCCTCTACTCCAGTGAACGTGGTCATCCTCGTGCTGCTTGCCATCGCCTTTATAATTGTTGTGCATCGCAATCTGCTAAATCTGAACGATTTTCTGAAACAGGAAAATCCAGGTACAAGCCTGTTCATGTTACTGCGGTTTTACAAAACTTTCTTTTCAATCCTAAAATggttatttctgtgttttgtgtgcaGATACGGTGGCAGGAATGCTGCTGCCGTTTGAGACCGATTTTCTATCCAATCAGAAGGTCAGTAGGGCAGGAGAAGAGATCCCGGTGCTCATCACCGCTCCAGAGGACCGACTGGGTGCTGCTGTCACCGCTATGAACAGCATCTACCAAAACACTAAAGCCAATGTGCTTTTCAACATTGTGACCCTAAATGAGTCTGTTGATCATCTTAGGTAACTAACACATGAATTACTCCATAACTAGTTTCTCTAAACAATTATTACAGTTGCTTGTGATGTATTTGTGTTACATACTTTATATGATTTTGCCaattctgtgtaaaactatATCGAATTTATAATCTTAATTTAGACAagaatgcattaaattaaattggactttcttttttttattgtcgaaattcatatgaaaatatgtattGGGGTGTAATGTTTGCAGTTTGGTAAAAgtacatgtttaatttaagttaatcATTGTGAATTTACAACTGCAAATATTATACAGTGTAATTATTAAAATGCAATGTTGCAAATAAAATTAGTCATTCATTACTTTAAGTAACTTACCCGATACTGAAtacataattgttttgtttaaaaataatcatcaaaTGTGTTTCTTCTTTCAGAACATGGATGAGTAagactgatataaaacacaaaattatagTGTTCGATCCTAAGATCCTTGCGGGAAAGGTATCTGAAGACC
Protein-coding regions in this window:
- the spcs1 gene encoding signal peptidase complex subunit 1, which gives rise to MLSMFKSIPTHMDYKGQKLAEQIFQGVILVSAVIGFIYGLFIQQFGWTVYIMLAGFALSCLLTLPPWPVYRKNPLSWQPPLPETAGEIREKPQENLKKKKHK